TAGCTTCTGCCTCTTTTCTAGCTTTTTCTGCAGCAACAGCAGCAGCTTTGGATTCTGCTTCCCTTCTAGCTTTAGCTTCTGCCTCTCTTTTAGCCTTCTTTTCAGCGTCTATCTTAGCTTCCTTCTCAGCTTCTATCCTGACTATTCCCGCATCTGATGTTTCTTTTTGAGCTCTTGCTtccatcatcatctttatttttgattcaATTCCATTTTTAACAATCTCTCTTGCAGAGTTTTTATTGGAAGGTTGATCAGCTGTATCAACTGGGTCCCTTTGTAAAACTATAGGAGTTTGATTTGTCGCTGGCGGTTGCTCATCATTCTCAGTTTGAATATGTGTATCTTCCATTCCAATTTTATTGTTCATATAAAATGGTTCGGAGCCTAATAAACGTTGATATCTATTTGGGGTAGATTCGTCTGCttgttcattattattatcagtaTCAGGGTGTTCTTCGTAATGAGGTTCAGCGGTTGTAGATACCAGATTTTGTTGATGAGGTTGATTAAAGGATATATTATTCATGTTATTAAATTGTACTGACATGGCATGTGATCTAGCTATGTCCATTTTAATTTCCATCTGCTTTTTCCTCAATAAATTCACATATTTACTCTCCATTGACTGTAACTTATCgatttcttcaattaattgCTCCTCATCGGATATATCCTTTTCGTATAgatcttctaatttttgttgaacatttaaaattttattctcaagaaattgaatatatttttcattggaTGAGGATATGgaattatcaaatactCGCTGTATACTTTGTGGTGCTGAATTTGAAACGAAcatgatatatatatttcacTATTGCAAATAATCTATCGGACTATAATAAATcagtatattattttttgggCAAGCTAGATCCTGAAAGATGATTGGCAATAGCAAGGGTTTAGAATTGGCTGATTCCCGAAAAGAGGCTTTTgcataaaatataaaactttataaatgaaaaataaagaagaacaaGTCATCTGCCAATATTAGTGTAAGCTTCAATCTCTAAAAAAGTTAATgattttcatatttttttttatcgGAATGAACatcagaaaaaaaaaatataaaaaataaatataaagagTTAAGTATCCTTAAAAAAAGGATAATATGAAGTACGACTAGTCTATCCTGTTCGTTTTTACGCACCAAAGAATGTATTGCAATGGCATTATGCcgatttcattaaattttgtaatataaGTTACACagttatatttatatagacatacttatataaatatttattctattCTCTTCTATTTTTTAGAAGCAAGGATATCAGTAATGATTCTCCTACAATGGCTATGACATGGGGGCGAGTTTAATAGTTCAACTTTCAGTAAATACTTGTTAACAAAAGAATGCTAAAACACGTATAGTTCAAGAGAATTGCTTTCtcgtatttttttgatcaGATGTAAAGATATGAGAACAACCTAAGCagacaaaaaataaaaccaTTGACGTATCTTTTCTACGTTGTTGTGATTGGAAGAAGACGTTTTCTTTTGCATGACAATTTGGACATTCACGGTCTGAACGCGGTAGAGTAGGGTCTGAACCAATATCTTGAACAACACCTGCAGTTTCACCAATATTTGTAATCAATTCATGACGGTAGACTAAGGAAGAACCTGCTTCTTCTACATATGAACAAGTACGGCATTCGAAAAGTAGACGCATGCTTTCTTTATCTTCACGAGGATATAACATATTGTTGCAATCACGGCAGAAACGAAAGGTAGTCATACTGTATGTGTAGGGTGTGAATTAGAATATGTATAATGTGTTATCTATATTTCAGTCTGTGTTTGGTATATTACAAGCTGTTGTATTTATTCATCTTGgtttttttccaaatgtattccttttctttttaaacttttaaaatttcacaTTACAATTTGTATTTTACAAGTTTTCCAAAGATATCcgaaatttgaaaaattaaaaactaAGCTAAAGAATATCtacatttatataaatattcgTTTTCTTATGTTGAagtattttctaatttcattaatgtTTTTTATATGTATAAAGGCTTTATTCAtgtaaaaatgataatgttGCACTACAAATATAGGATATATATGTAAATTTTGCTAATGTAAAATATCATAAAATCATATATTGTAAAAAGATCATTaggatattattaaatccaAATTGACTCGTGGTTACGGTTAAGTATAGATATTACCATATTTACTTCATCTATAGTTTTCCATATATGTTGGATAGTATCAACAAATCGTCATTTCACAGACATTTCATTCACATCAAAAATTCTTGTTTTCCTTAATTGAGTCGAGTGGTTTACAAAGTAATATACTTGACTTGGTATATCTCTAAATAATCTTGTAGTTTAACTTTAACAATTTAACACCATTTAATagcatttttattatttattattttgttgcACGTgacaattttatttttttctttgaaatGGAAATCTTCCatgaatctttaaaaaaaaattaaggttcaataaaagataaaatgtaaaaaaaaataaaaatagaaaagtAGAAAGATTACAATAAAAGTTATCTATAGATCATTTTAATACCAATGTCATCTTCACGAATTCTATTAAGAAACTCTCTTTCTATTGCCAGACCATCAAGAGTATTGTTCAATTCAAGAATAGTTAATTCATCGGCGCGTTTGCTTTGGACTCAATCTCCTTCATATAATTCTATTTCAAAAGATGATTCCATAAAAAAGGAAGAAAGTGCGCCAAGTAAAGCTGTTCAAGAAGTGAGTCCAAAAATTCAAGCTTTGGTGGATCAAATTTCAGCATTAACACTATTGGAAACTGCTTCTTTAGTGACAGAATTAAAGACAAAGTTAAACATACCTGATTTTGCAATGGCTGCTCCTGCTGTTGCTACTGCAGGCAGTGCTAATGGTGCAGCTGCTGTTAGTGAAGAAGATGGTGAAAGCAGTGGAGCTAAAAAGGAATCCAAAGAAAAGActgttttcaatattaaattagattCATTTGAAACAAAGAGTAAGCCAAAGATTATTAAGGAAGTTAAGGGTTTATTAGGTCTTTCTTTAGTTGAAGCTAAGAAATTTGTTGAAGCAGCTCCAAAATTGTTAAAAGAAAACGTGGCAAAGGATGATGCTGACaagataaagaaaactCTTGAAGATTTGGGCGCTAAAGTTACATTGGAATAAGCAATCAATTGGCTATTAATGAAATGTATCTTCATGTAAATAAGAAAGTCTGATAAGTATTAATatagtataataatattacacaattcattattagtaaataattcaaactgtatttattcattaaccaagtaataattcaatatatatatatatatattcttaatGAATATAGCATTACTATTATGCCAATCTTTTAATGTTTATTAATACTGCAAATTGTTTTCttgaattatattatattatccTATATTATACTATATTGTTCTATATTATACTATATTATTCtatattatattgtattatatattatatattgtactatattgaattgaaatgTGTTGTATATGCTTTTGTATATATTGAATTGGCTTGGcttattttgatttgttCTATTGTAGTTAATAGCAtgtatatttgtatttcgtCCTATTGACGTATtgatttgtttatttgtttcTTGGTCCCTTTTAATTGTTCTTGATGAAACGATTTATGCGAGTAATTAcccaaaataatatattaagaGAGAACCAAGGTgaataatagtattataattgaagaaaacTCAGATAATAAGATATCTCAGATCAAAAGataaacaaaacaaaacaaaaacaaaaaaaacaaaaaaaaaaaaaaaaaaaataaaaaaaaagaaaaatttattctttaacgtaatataaaaataagtaGAGATTCAAGATTTATTCccatttttgatttttacattttttattcattcatcttttatcttttttttctttctttttcttctttttttttcctttatttgttaaaatatatatatttaatgaatcaATGAATGAGTGAATGTATGATTACCgaattgaattgaaatgaacagtattaaattgaaatttagTGAAACCGAAAACGTCATAAAGAACAATTAGAACAGATAGAATACATTAAAacataaataattaatcaataaataaatagtaaaaattctttaatattattattattattattattattattattattattatcattattattattattatttttattatttttattatttttattattattattattattattatagcCAAATATCTTGACCGGATGGTCTTGTATCACGACGATCAGTCAGTTGTGGAGCATATTGAGTGGTACCAttgttattagtattagtaGCAGCCGGTGCAGGAGAAGCAGTATTTTGTGGAGGATATTGAGTAACACCCCCTTGTTGTACATGTTGCGGATGTTGAGGTGATGCTTGCTGAAGTATTCTTGTTgggttattattattgttgttgttattgttatcattgttgttattttgttgagcgttttgttttaaattatccATATTTTTCTCTATTAGTATCAATAATTCAGGTGGTAAGAAATCTGCAGCagttaaattttcttgagtttgttgtttaatttcttcaggGATTGGATAATGTTTGTCACCAGCATTAACGGCATCAATCTTACAATAATGGAAATGAGTGGCAAACTTTTTCATggctaataatttaatatttttaaactgttctttttcttcttgtttattatcacttccattattattattagtggCAGTGGCGGTGgcagtattattattattattattattattattattattaatgttatcattattgttattattatttgaattatcatttaGATTCGTTGCATTATTAtccttaatattattactatttgcATTATTGCTGTTTGTTTGTGTCAATTGTGGAACTGATTTTTCAACCATGGCCTTAGTATATCTTAGCATAGTCCAATCAAACAAATGATCATTGTGGTATTCCAATTTAATTGacaaatctttaaataatcttgccaaaaacaaataatctGGTCTTTCATcgaattttaaatttttacaatAATTCATATATTGTGAGAATTCTTCTGGCAAACCAGCACATAAGACTTCGACGCTAAtacataattttttttccaaaatacgatcatatttttgctttttCGTGGTGGCTTTCAAACCTTGCCATGGTAAAGACCCTTTACagaaataaatcaaaacgTACCCTAGAGATTCCAAATCATCTCTACGAGATTGTTCAATTCCTAAATGAGTGTTGACTGAAGCATAACGAGCAGTCCCAGTCAAGGATTTATTTTCACGATAAGGAATGTGTCTATGAGTATTGAAATCTCTATATTTCTTGGATAGACCTAGATCGATCACATGAACTGTGCTACCACGTCTGCCAACACCCATTAAGAAATTGTCTGGTTTAATATCTCTATGGATAAAAGATCTACCGTGGATGTATTGAACACGGCAAATCATTTGTAAAGCCAGCATGATAACTGTTTTGAAACTAAATTGACGATGACAATAGTTGAAAAGATCTTCCAAAGAAGGACCTAATAAATCCATAACCATGGCGTTATATTCACCTTCACGGCCAAACCACCTAATAAAAGGAATCCCCACACCACCggtcaaatatttatacacTCGTGATTCATAATCCAATTGAGGATGTCTTGATCTTATAGACTCTAATTTGATTGCTACTTCTTCACCAGAAACTAAATTTGTACCATGATAGATATCACCAAATGAACCTGAACCAATCTTTCTACCGATACGAAACTTTCTACCTACTCTTAAATCcatgatattttttattttctatttttgaTGTATGAGATGATATGAATTGTAGTAAACTATAAGTTACTATGTTTTAAGATAAATGAATTGAGTCCTTTGCCGATGTTAAAATTCGTAAATCAAAccaaatcaaattcaaattcaaattctaaaCCAAAAATCAATACtcaaaaatcaaaaatcaaaatctaAGCCAATATTACAATGCTCAATACACTGGGGCCTATTACTATTCTGATGGTTTCTTTGTTCTTGatgggaaaaaaaataaaactatttaCTTATCTATCTAtggaataaaaaaaaaataactatTAAAAAGGAAACTTTACTTAGTAcctaataaaaaaaaaaaattttaatgtaagtttaaaacaatttattaaattaattagaatttatgtatttcttttgtttaattttaattttgaagatattTCTTACAAAtagaaatcaaaaaaaccaaaaataatttgtttcTCTGTTTTGGGCACTGTCCCGGGTAAACTGCGCGATTGTTTAAAATTGCATCCTTTTGTACGACGCAATGTCTTTATTCTTGGTATAGTTTCCAGGAGACAACAAGACCTTTTGCAAACCTCACAAATCTTTGTGACAATCAGAATTAGACTTGATGTAATGGTACTTCAAATAGTAAGAGTAATTACATTTTTTATTGGAATGGAATTTGTTGAGAGAACAACAAGAAGCTAACCCGTTGTAACTGCTAGCCTGTAACTACCTAGCTCTGTACGTGTATATAATAAGATAATGGGGTTAATGCCACCTTCATAAGATGCAACTAGTgtttcttaaataatatgtAAGTCGTACTTTGTTTAGTGTTACGAAGTACTAGTTAAATACGTATATAAATGTTGCACGCGCAAACGTTAAAGGatgaaaaatcaataatatcCTTTTCTCCTTCTATCGCAACTtgtatttcaatttatatttcaatttatatttcaagTTACGTTTCATAAGGGTTGAATATGATACGTTCCAGGAGAAAGTATCACTCTTATTTTCTGTTTGTCAAATTTATGATTTATCTAGCACCCTGAATTTATCGGGAGTCAGGCAAAATCAAAGTTAACCACATTCAGCAAAATGGTTTCCTTTGTCGCATCCTTTATGTGTCTGTGTAcaagttttatttttttttgtcaaCTTTTTCTTTCGGACTCAAATTAAAAGTTAAACTGCTACTATCTCTACTTATTTCTCACTACTCTACCATAGGTCAAGATACTAAGACCATACACGTGTTATTTGGTACAAAAAGTAATGACAACACCCATTTTCATTCTTAGTGGGTCATTCCGCACGGCTCATCGGTTTTTACACCGTTTTTACACCGTTTTTACACCGTTTTTACGGCAGATTGGTCAGCCTAAAGCGTGCTTAGCTTAGTAAGGcaatttttatcatatacttatatataaaacaaaCCCTTCAAGTTTTACCGATCTGGAAACATCGttacattttattttatttttattttgcaAGATGATCCTTTGTTACTGTTGTAATAtctattgataattttatcCATACAAGGCTTATTTCAGGAGATGTTTTTCACTGCAGACGGCATTAACAGAATTACATTCTTAAGATCAGATCCGATctttcaagaaaaattattacaattcCAATATTCCAAAACAATAGTTTTCCTGAAAGGTAGAGCTCTGGCGGTTAAGGATAATCCTAAGTCGTTATATCTCCCTTATTTGACCGATGTATCCAATATCTTAGCAAAATATAGAGAAGTATTTACCACATCGCCAGAAAACATTACCCCATTTGATAATCAATTTAGCCTTGTATTTTTAGGTTTATCTACAGAATATTCTCAAGATGATCACGTTTTCAGATATAATGATTATATGGGGGTGCCTGTATTTGGAATAGATATCCGTCAGGATGATTACGTTATCCCCCAGAGCACCACCGTTTTGGAATCAATGGCTCAGGCTTTCACATTATCCAAATTTCATGCATCTATTTATTCGTATGCTCAAATGTATTTGAAATGGCAATTGAAATACAAGTTTTGTCCAGGTTGTGGTAGTAGGATGTATCTTTTAGATTTAGGTACTAAAGTCCAttgttcttcttcatcaaagGAAAATATGTGTCCCGTTAAAAACGCCAACGTCGATAATATATGGTTCCCCAGAACAGACCCTATTATAATTACTTCCATTACAAATATGGATGGGTCGAAGTTTTTAATTGGTAGAAATAAAAGAGCCAGGAAAACTGAGCAAGAAGGTGGATTTAGACTCTTCTCCACCGTGGCGGGGTTCATGGAACCTGGTGAGTCTGTGGAACAAGCATGTGTTAGAGAAGCCTGGGAGGAAACTGGTGTAAGAGCATCATCAGAAAACGTCGTCTTGGTGTCTTCCCAGCCTTGGCCCTATCCTgcaaatttaatgattggTTGTATTACCAAAGTTGAATTTAATGGTGTTAACGAAAATGTATATTTAGGTCATGATCCTGAATTGGAAGAAGCTATTTGGTTTGATACGCAACTTCTAATCGATGCATTGGTAAGATGTGGAGAAAATACTTCGAATCTCATCTCATTAACAGATGACATCAAATTCCCAGGTGATCGAACAATCGCTTTTACtttattgaaagaaattgCATCTAGATATGTAAAGCCCAAATTATAACTTCGCATAGATAGCATATAAATGTATGTATATGGATAAATTTATACTTATGTTTCCCAAATATTATAGAATTTATGCATATAATTCGTGGTAGATCATTTGATAAACCATCATCCCTATTATAGATTTCttgttttgtatttttttttgcctGGCGTCTTTTTTTACCTATTTGATTCATTTCTCGGACCTCATCCGCTaacaaaatgaaatttcaaaatttgacTAGAATTAAATACATTAAGTTATAAACACTATTATGTTTAGCATTACgttttaaagaataaagCCTTTtgatttcattaaaaaaaattatcatttataaagtttaaataaaagaaatagttatctttatttcaataaaatttagTTATATAAATAAGGGATTCCTCTAGAATGGTAGTTATTGCAGGGCATAGAGGTTACAGGGGTAAATACCCAGAAAATACAATGATGGCGTTTGAAAATGCTTATTCTACAGTCGACATTATTGAAACAGATTTACAAATGACAGCAGACGgtattgttgttattaatCATGATTCAACCACTGGTAGAATGTGGAATAAAAACTATAACATCGACAAGACAAATTATTCAACATTGGCTAATTTACGTTGTAAAGTTGAACCTTTATCTCATTTACCAACTTTagaactttttttaaattggTTAATTGAAAATCCAAATGTCACTGCCATTttagatattaaatttacaaatgataaattgaTCCTTTTAAAGACTTACTCTTTAATGttatctattaaaaatgatatcaAATACTGGCAAACAAGAATTATATTCGGTCTTTGGATGCCTGATTGGTTTAAATATGGTTATGAAACTGGGGTTTTGAAAGACTTCAGAGTCATGGTAATCACTTTTTCTATGGATATATTAGAACAATTTATGGATTATtcgaaaaaattgaataatgatcattataaattatttgctGTCAGTATTCATTTCGTAGCTACATGGACAGAAAGATATAGATACGAACTCCAACCTATTCTGCATAAAGAAGATATCAAAACATTTGTTTGGACTATCAATAAAGCTTTGGATTTCCAAATGACTTCTCAAGTCCCTGGGATTTATGGTGTAGTCACTGATTTCCCAGAAGAAGCTAGAATTTTATGTGAGCAATATTATAAACCAGATGCTCTCACTGAAAAGTTTACCCTACCCAGATTCAATACTACTGAGGGATTCAGAGTTAGATTTTATTTAGctatttacaatttttttgctGCTTTAGTGATGTCTAAATGGGTCCATTATCCTATTTTTGGTTTCTCATTTGCACATttgatcttttttttcttgagATACATCGCATTCTTATGATAACGATGtaatacattttttttgctttttcattttattttgatttttttttcttttctcttATTATGtatcttctttttataCCCTTATATATTACACGACACATTTTATAAACAGCACAAGCTTACTAttcattcttttaaaactttgctttattattctttgtTATCTATATATTGTATAAGCACAAGTGAAAAAGTTACAActcaaaacaaaaaaattaaaaaaaaaagaaaaagagaaaataaaataaaataaactaaatcacaataaaataaaataaaataaaataaacttgcacattaatatttcatcaACACTATTTCAATCTCGCAATTGTTTTGTTATTATCCTTTAAAATATGATGCTAATAATAGGCATCGTCTGTTCGAATATTGCGCATCGCCTTTTTCCCTCTAATTTTAAACCtccaattttaattctaaattttttaattaagaATTTACAGTTAATTGTTAAAACAACCGCCTTgggaaataaaatacattgAATCAAATTAGAAAGGATTTACtagttgaaaaatattcaataaagTTTCACACTTGAAAGAATAAATCTtctaagaaaaaaaaataaattccGAATTTAAGATATACCTGTCCTTAGGAGAAAACCAAAGAAGTTTGGCCTAGGATcgttttgaaataatttgatacaaattttcaaaagttaAATTTGATTCTTACGTGAATTGTGACTTTGAAACTCTAATtgaattgatattaaattatattttactaTTTGTGATTAAGGGCCATTTCCATTGTTTACGTCATTATGTCTGAAAGTACAACAATTAAAGGTATTAAACAATCTATTAAAGATAGATTCCCATCAATTACACAGGCATCTATCTTCAATGGAACAGAAAATGGAAAtgtcaataaaaatattcacaGGGGGTGGAAGCGTATATTAGACGCCCAGAAAGATagcaaatacaaatattttaatattagtcCAGAaagtaaagaaaaatatttcaatccAAATGTAAGATTATTAGAAGATTCTCCATtagatttgaatttaaaatatagaatttgtaataaatgTGGTAAGCCATTAAGTTCTGATTCAATAATTGAtcatttggaaaaattttgTAAAGGATCAGATAgagatttaaaagataagaataataaaccttttttaaagaaaaatcatAAAGTCcataagaaaaataaaaagtcCAAAATTAATGGTATCAGtgatgacgatgatgatgatgatgatgatgatgtagatgacgatgacgatgatgtagatgacgatgacgatgatgatgatgaagacgattatgatgatgatcGAAATGGTAATAGCGATGATAGCTCTAGTAGCAAAAATGATcatataaaaaagaaacattctggaaataataatagggTTCGTAATATAATGGATGATGAtagtgatgatgaagagTTAAGCTCCGTAGATGACGTTGATCTTGATGTTAGTCTAACCAAAGATGGCGATGCAAGCACTAATAATGCAGAAGATCTAagtgataaaaataatgcaaatggtaaaaataataatgatgaagataacAACAAAGACAACAATAGTAAGAATTCTGATAAGTATAACGATAATAGTAACGATAATGGTACtgatagtaataataataataacggCGGAAACAGTAgcagtaataataataataatgataataataataacaacaataacaataacaataataataataataataataataataataacagcagtaataataatagtaataatagcagtaatactaataataacagcAAGAATAAGAATAAGAGAAATCCTATCGACGAcaatttgaaagaattacAATCGCCTAATAAGAAACAAAAAGTTTCTGAGCAAAGCACTccaagtaaaaataaaactgaTATTGTGGAGAACGATACAGAAAATGGCATCTCATCGAACGTTACAAGATCAGATTCAGTGTCTGCATCTATTCCAGGTACTACTAGTGCAAATGGATCTAAGAAAAGCCAAAGAAAAGTCAAGCAAAGAAATCCAACCGAAAAacatttaattgattttgataaGCAGTGTGGTGTTGCTTTACCAGAAGGTGGGTACTGTGCAAGATCTTTAACATGTAAATCCCATTCAATGGGCGCTAAAAGAGCAGTTGTTGGTAGAACAAAAACTTATGATCAATTGTTAGCTGAATATCATAAAGAACATAAAACTAAGATTGGTGCAGCTGCAGAAAAGCGTGCTCAACTACAagaacaattgaaaaaggagaaaattattcaaaaggaaaagaaaaaggcTCAACAATCTGCTAGAAACAAGCAGAGAAAGAATGCTTCAGCcaatagtaaaaaaaataataagaatgCAAAAGATACTAAGAATAGTAAAAAagtagaagaagaaaatattccaaCAATTACTCCAGAAGAAGAAACTACTCAGGTATTAAATGGTATATCTAGATCTTTACCTTTGCCGTTAGATGGTACTGTGCTTTCCTCTACAAGAAAGAGaaccaaatattttagaatgAGGGAAATGTTTGCATCATCATTTCCAGTTAAACCAGGCTATTCATCACCAGGTTATGGTGCAATTCACTCTCGTGTTGGTTGTTTAGATTTGGATAGAACCACAGACTATAAATTCCGTATACGTATTCCACAGCCAATAAATCAACAGTCAGGTCACTCTGAACATCATCAAAACTTAACTTCtcaacaaattcaaaaattacaacagcaacagcaacaacgATTAATGCAGGCACAGATGATGAATCAAcaacataataataaaattccaaataataCGAGTGTAAATCAAGGTTCTAAACCTGTACAGGCGGGTAGAACTCCTGCCGAACTAGAGAGACtacaacagcaacagcaacagcagcAGCAACAAGTAAAGAAACAACAGATGGAaacttctaatttttcagcATCTATCAATACCCTTCCAAacacaaatacaaatataaatacttCCAATAATCAAACTGCTTTGAGCTCTCCAGGAAATATGATTAACAGTAATGTAGGATCGCCAAATGTAGCCAATCAGGCCATTGGTAGTCCCGTGAATATTGGCATAAAACAGCCTAATAGTTAGTTAAACTGTAATATTACCTTCTCATAAAATTCATTACGAAATATACCAGACGATAGATTGCATTTTACCTtttattctaattctaacattttcattaacaCTAACattgtaataatagtattcatatttctttcatttttttcacattTATAGTTTATcactatttatttataaaaagcAATTCACcaaaaaacaatttatttttt
The window above is part of the Henningerozyma blattae CBS 6284 chromosome 2, complete genome genome. Proteins encoded here:
- the SGF73 gene encoding deubiquitination module subunit SGF73 (similar to Saccharomyces cerevisiae SGF73 (YGL066W); ancestral locus Anc_6.218), whose amino-acid sequence is MSESTTIKGIKQSIKDRFPSITQASIFNGTENGNVNKNIHRGWKRILDAQKDSKYKYFNISPESKEKYFNPNVRLLEDSPLDLNLKYRICNKCGKPLSSDSIIDHLEKFCKGSDRDLKDKNNKPFLKKNHKVHKKNKKSKINGISDDDDDDDDDDVDDDDDDVDDDDDDDDEDDYDDDRNGNSDDSSSSKNDHIKKKHSGNNNRVRNIMDDDSDDEELSSVDDVDLDVSLTKDGDASTNNAEDLSDKNNANGKNNNDEDNNKDNNSKNSDKYNDNSNDNGTDSNNNNNGGNSSSNNNNNDNNNNNNNNNNNNNNNNNNNNSSNNNSNNSSNTNNNSKNKNKRNPIDDNLKELQSPNKKQKVSEQSTPSKNKTDIVENDTENGISSNVTRSDSVSASIPGTTSANGSKKSQRKVKQRNPTEKHLIDFDKQCGVALPEGGYCARSLTCKSHSMGAKRAVVGRTKTYDQLLAEYHKEHKTKIGAAAEKRAQLQEQLKKEKIIQKEKKKAQQSARNKQRKNASANSKKNNKNAKDTKNSKKVEEENIPTITPEEETTQVLNGISRSLPLPLDGTVLSSTRKRTKYFRMREMFASSFPVKPGYSSPGYGAIHSRVGCLDLDRTTDYKFRIRIPQPINQQSGHSEHHQNLTSQQIQKLQQQQQQRLMQAQMMNQQHNNKIPNNTSVNQGSKPVQAGRTPAELERLQQQQQQQQQQVKKQQMETSNFSASINTLPNTNTNINTSNNQTALSSPGNMINSNVGSPNVANQAIGSPVNIGIKQPNS